A genomic window from Nocardioides rotundus includes:
- the pyrH gene encoding UMP kinase: MTGYQRVLLKLSGEVFGGGRLGVDPDVVSQVAAEIASVVREGVQVAVVVGGGNFFRGAEMQQRGMDRARADYMGMLGTVMNCLALQDFLEKEGIDTRVQTAIAMGQVAEPYVPRRAMRHMEKGRVVIFGAGAGMPYFSTDTVAAQRALETRCEVVLMAKQGVDGLYSADPKKDPDAFKYDTISFGEVLQQRLKVADATAFALCMENDMPLIVFGAEQQGAILRIARGEKMGTLVSATG, translated from the coding sequence GTGACCGGATACCAGCGAGTCCTGCTCAAGCTCTCCGGCGAGGTGTTCGGAGGCGGGCGCCTCGGCGTGGACCCCGACGTGGTCTCCCAGGTGGCCGCGGAGATCGCCTCGGTCGTGCGCGAGGGCGTGCAGGTCGCTGTGGTGGTCGGCGGCGGCAACTTCTTCCGCGGCGCGGAGATGCAGCAGCGGGGGATGGACCGCGCGCGAGCCGACTACATGGGCATGCTCGGCACGGTGATGAACTGCCTGGCCCTCCAGGACTTCCTGGAGAAGGAGGGCATCGACACCCGGGTCCAGACCGCGATCGCGATGGGCCAGGTCGCCGAGCCCTACGTGCCCCGCCGGGCGATGCGGCACATGGAGAAGGGCCGCGTGGTGATCTTCGGCGCCGGCGCCGGGATGCCGTACTTCTCCACCGACACCGTCGCCGCGCAGCGCGCGCTGGAGACCCGCTGCGAGGTCGTCCTCATGGCCAAGCAGGGCGTGGACGGCCTCTACAGCGCCGACCCGAAGAAGGACCCGGACGCGTTCAAGTACGACACGATCAGCTTCGGCGAGGTCCTGCAGCAGCGGCTCAAGGTGGCCGACGCCACCGCGTTCGCGCTGTGCATGGAGAACGACATGCCGCTGATCGTCTTCGGCGCCGAGCAGCAGGGCGCCATCCTCCGGATCGCCCGGGGTGAGAAGATGGGCACGCTGGTCAGCGCCACCGGCTGA